In one Bombyx mori chromosome 4, ASM3026992v2 genomic region, the following are encoded:
- the LOC101739329 gene encoding transcription factor Sp4 isoform X4: MVLPPNYKVFKAMFPLDLSVMEGSGSQSPLALLAATCSRLGAANMGPEQQQSDKEQQHHFSPQQQQTQQQQVQQAQQQQQVQQQQVQQQVQQQQVQQQQVQQQQVQQQQVQQQQVQQAQLIQQQVQGDAATIAAIQQQYLQQQQQQPQLRVISSAVVQQLRAQGLSGNELSAAIVNAANSVPNGIQVQQPQVISMQQLQSLLGGGVVPNEGATYQNSPQQLLQIHPQLLQQQPGGVYGGCLVGGVAPMQAVTVDGQDALFIPAQHAQNFSGMGQVSLVNGQLVRTPVLPAGFLQNVMHLPTEQQATVTIPGTNLSIPLSALTGNQPMITIPGANVTLPGIQIQGQSVPCSSVADKQKDKEPSSPTAQGGGVAVRGGMVPVQVPVSANGHTVYQTLHLPLHAAHHAPHHLQIIPQLQQMQAQPQVANVLTPSGQIQQIQIASLGNQGAGTQAAVSSASTPTTITLQVPTLGVGGVGGAVQLVPALGLPGVQFAQIQQQQQQQQPQQQTVNIGQQIQQDPNEPGKWQVVTVSTASSTAASPQECEAAKQRAESPNSSKKHMKRVACTCPNCDQGENRVVDRKKQHVCHIAGCNKVYGKTSHLRAHLRWHSGERPFLCNWLFCGKRFTRSDELQRHRRTHTGEKRFECPECSKRFMRSDHLAKHVRIHTKNRITEVATSTQSMYSDSGDDSSDEKMMLTIETIHPEGESEDKLVMIRPGPKVEPEQLDS; encoded by the exons ATGGTTTTACCGCCAAATTATAAAGTTTTCAAAGCAATGTTTCCGTTAGATTTATCTGTTATG GAGGGCAGCGGCAGCCAGTCGCCCCTGGCCTTATTGGCTGCTACTTGCAGTCGTCTCGGTGCTGCCAACATGGGGCCCGAACAGCAGCAGTCAGATAAAGAGCAGCAACATCACTTCA GTCCACAACAACAACAGACACAACAGCAGCAAGTGCAACAGGCACAGCAACAGCAACAAGTGCAGCAACAGCAAGTGCAACAACAGGTTCAACAACAGCAAGTGCAACAGCAACAagtacaacaacaacaagtgCAACAACAACAAGTTCAGCAACAGCAAGTGCAACAGGCACAACTTATACAACAACAAGTGCAAGGTGACGCAGCAACAATAGCTGCAATACAACAACAGTATTTACAACAACAGCAGCAGCAGCCGCAGTTAAGGGTTATTAGTTCTGCTGTAGTGCAGCAGTTGCGAGCTCAAGGATTATCa GGCAATGAGTTGTCGGCGGCTATTGTGAATGCCGCGAACAGTGTTCCGAATGGCATTCAAGTTCAGCAGCCACAG GTTATTTCTATGCAGCAGCTGCAGTCGCTACTGGGCGGCGGCGTGGTGCCGAACGAAGGTGCTACATATCAGAACTCACCGCAACAACTCTTGCAAATACATCCGCAACTGTTGCAG CAACAACCGGGCGGAGTGTACGGCGGTTGCCTGGTGGGCGGCGTGGCTCCCATGCAAGCCGTCACCGTCGACGGGCAGGATGCTCTCTTCATACCAGCGCAACACGCTCAG AACTTCTCCGGTATGGGACAAGTCAGTCTCGTGAACGGACAGCTGGTCAGAACGCCGGTACTGCCGGCTGGCTTCCTGCAAAACGTCATGCATCTACCAACAG AGCAACAGGCCACCGTCACGATCCCGGGCACTAACCTATCCATACCCTTGAGCGCTTTGACCGGGAACCAGCCGATGATCACGATCCCCGGGGCGAACGTTACGTTACCGGGGATACAAATACAAGGACAGTCCGTCCCTTGTAGCTCGGTCGCCGACAAGCAAAAGGACAAGGAGCCGTCCAGCCCCACTGCGCAAG GAGGCGGCGTGGCGGTCCGCGGGGGTATGGTGCCCGTGCAGGTGCCGGTCAGTGCCAACGGGCACACGGTGTACCAGACGCTGCATCTGCCACTGCACGCCGCGCACCACGCGCCGCACCATCTCCAGATCATACCGCAGCTGCAGCAG ATGCAAGCGCAGCCGCAAGTGGCGAACGTCCTGACGCCGTCCGGTCAGATTCAGCAGATACAAATAGCATCGTTGGGTAAT CAAGGGGCTGGCACACAGGCGGCCGTGAGTTCGGCCTCCACACCTACCACGATAACACTGCAG GTGCCAACCCTAGGCGTGGGTGGAGTAGGCGGCGCTGTTCAATTAGTACCAGCCCTGGGACTGCCGGGTGTTCAGTTCGCGCagatacaacaacaacaacaacaacagcaacCGCAGCAGCAGACCGTTAATATTG GGCAACAAATCCAGCAAGATCCAAATGAGCCGGGCAAGTGGCAGGTGGTGACTGTCAGTACGGCAAGCAGTACTGCAGCATCACCTCAAGAGTGTGAAGCAGCCAAACAAAGAGCAGAAAGCCCCAACTCTTCAAAAAAACACATGAAGCGAGTAGCTTGCACCTGTCCTAACTGTGATCAGGGAGAGAA TCGTGTTGTCGACCGCAAGAAACAGCATGTGTGTCACATTGCTGGCTGCAACAAGGTATATGGAAAGACATCTCATTTACGAGCTCATCTCCGTTGGCATTCTGGAGAGAGACCCTTCTTGTGCAATTGGCTGTTTTGTGGAAAAAg GTTCACCAGATCGGATGAATTGCAAAGGCATCGTAGAACACACACAGGGGAGAAACGGTTTGAATGCCCCGAGTGCAGTAAACGTTTCATGAGGTCTGACCACCTTGCCAAACATGTTCGGATCCATACGAAAAATAGAATTACG GAAGTAGCAACATCGACACAATCAATGTACTCTGATTCAGGTGATGATAGTTCAGATGAGAAAATGATGTTGACTATAGAGACCATCCATCCTGAGGGAGAGAGTGAAGATAAGCTTGTCATGATCCGTCCTGGACCAAAGGTTGAACCGGAACAACTGGACAGCTAG
- the LOC101739329 gene encoding transcription factor Sp4 isoform X1 translates to MVLPPNYKVFKAMFPLDLSVMEGSGSQSPLALLAATCSRLGAANMGPEQQQSDKEQQHHFSPQQQQTQQQQVQQAQQQQQVQQQQVQQQVQQQQVQQQQVQQQQVQQQQVQQQQVQQAQLIQQQVQGDAATIAAIQQQYLQQQQQQPQLRVISSAVVQQLRAQGLSGNELSAAIVNAANSVPNGIQVQQPQVISMQQLQSLLGGGVVPNEGATYQNSPQQLLQIHPQLLQQQPGGVYGGCLVGGVAPMQAVTVDGQDALFIPAQHAQNFSGMGQVSLVNGQLVRTPVLPAGFLQNVMHLPTEQQATVTIPGTNLSIPLSALTGNQPMITIPGANVTLPGIQIQGQSVPCSSVADKQKDKEPSSPTAQGGGVAVRGGMVPVQVPVSANGHTVYQTLHLPLHAAHHAPHHLQIIPQLQQMQAQPQVANVLTPSGQIQQIQIASLGNQGAGTQAAVSSASTPTTITLQAVSNPMQAETATVQQQQPTQTIITSTPSGQQVTVIPAQANVQTSEVVQVPTLGVGGVGGAVQLVPALGLPGVQFAQIQQQQQQQQPQQQTVNIGQQIQQDPNEPGKWQVVTVSTASSTAASPQECEAAKQRAESPNSSKKHMKRVACTCPNCDQGENRVVDRKKQHVCHIAGCNKVYGKTSHLRAHLRWHSGERPFLCNWLFCGKRFTRSDELQRHRRTHTGEKRFECPECSKRFMRSDHLAKHVRIHTKNRITEVATSTQSMYSDSGDDSSDEKMMLTIETIHPEGESEDKLVMIRPGPKVEPEQLDS, encoded by the exons ATGGTTTTACCGCCAAATTATAAAGTTTTCAAAGCAATGTTTCCGTTAGATTTATCTGTTATG GAGGGCAGCGGCAGCCAGTCGCCCCTGGCCTTATTGGCTGCTACTTGCAGTCGTCTCGGTGCTGCCAACATGGGGCCCGAACAGCAGCAGTCAGATAAAGAGCAGCAACATCACTTCA GTCCACAACAACAACAGACACAACAGCAGCAAGTGCAACAGGCACAGCAACAGCAACAAGTGCAGCAACAGCAAGTGCAACAACAGGTTCAACAACAGCAAGTGCAACAGCAACAagtacaacaacaacaagtgCAACAACAACAAGTTCAGCAACAGCAAGTGCAACAGGCACAACTTATACAACAACAAGTGCAAGGTGACGCAGCAACAATAGCTGCAATACAACAACAGTATTTACAACAACAGCAGCAGCAGCCGCAGTTAAGGGTTATTAGTTCTGCTGTAGTGCAGCAGTTGCGAGCTCAAGGATTATCa GGCAATGAGTTGTCGGCGGCTATTGTGAATGCCGCGAACAGTGTTCCGAATGGCATTCAAGTTCAGCAGCCACAG GTTATTTCTATGCAGCAGCTGCAGTCGCTACTGGGCGGCGGCGTGGTGCCGAACGAAGGTGCTACATATCAGAACTCACCGCAACAACTCTTGCAAATACATCCGCAACTGTTGCAG CAACAACCGGGCGGAGTGTACGGCGGTTGCCTGGTGGGCGGCGTGGCTCCCATGCAAGCCGTCACCGTCGACGGGCAGGATGCTCTCTTCATACCAGCGCAACACGCTCAG AACTTCTCCGGTATGGGACAAGTCAGTCTCGTGAACGGACAGCTGGTCAGAACGCCGGTACTGCCGGCTGGCTTCCTGCAAAACGTCATGCATCTACCAACAG AGCAACAGGCCACCGTCACGATCCCGGGCACTAACCTATCCATACCCTTGAGCGCTTTGACCGGGAACCAGCCGATGATCACGATCCCCGGGGCGAACGTTACGTTACCGGGGATACAAATACAAGGACAGTCCGTCCCTTGTAGCTCGGTCGCCGACAAGCAAAAGGACAAGGAGCCGTCCAGCCCCACTGCGCAAG GAGGCGGCGTGGCGGTCCGCGGGGGTATGGTGCCCGTGCAGGTGCCGGTCAGTGCCAACGGGCACACGGTGTACCAGACGCTGCATCTGCCACTGCACGCCGCGCACCACGCGCCGCACCATCTCCAGATCATACCGCAGCTGCAGCAG ATGCAAGCGCAGCCGCAAGTGGCGAACGTCCTGACGCCGTCCGGTCAGATTCAGCAGATACAAATAGCATCGTTGGGTAAT CAAGGGGCTGGCACACAGGCGGCCGTGAGTTCGGCCTCCACACCTACCACGATAACACTGCAG GCGGTATCGAATCCGATGCAAGCGGAGACTGCAACGGTCCAACAGCAACAGCCCACTCAGACAATAATAACGAGCACGCCGTCCGGACAGCAGGTCACCGTCATACCGGCCCAGGCTAACGTGCAGACGTCCGAGGTCGTCCAG GTGCCAACCCTAGGCGTGGGTGGAGTAGGCGGCGCTGTTCAATTAGTACCAGCCCTGGGACTGCCGGGTGTTCAGTTCGCGCagatacaacaacaacaacaacaacagcaacCGCAGCAGCAGACCGTTAATATTG GGCAACAAATCCAGCAAGATCCAAATGAGCCGGGCAAGTGGCAGGTGGTGACTGTCAGTACGGCAAGCAGTACTGCAGCATCACCTCAAGAGTGTGAAGCAGCCAAACAAAGAGCAGAAAGCCCCAACTCTTCAAAAAAACACATGAAGCGAGTAGCTTGCACCTGTCCTAACTGTGATCAGGGAGAGAA TCGTGTTGTCGACCGCAAGAAACAGCATGTGTGTCACATTGCTGGCTGCAACAAGGTATATGGAAAGACATCTCATTTACGAGCTCATCTCCGTTGGCATTCTGGAGAGAGACCCTTCTTGTGCAATTGGCTGTTTTGTGGAAAAAg GTTCACCAGATCGGATGAATTGCAAAGGCATCGTAGAACACACACAGGGGAGAAACGGTTTGAATGCCCCGAGTGCAGTAAACGTTTCATGAGGTCTGACCACCTTGCCAAACATGTTCGGATCCATACGAAAAATAGAATTACG GAAGTAGCAACATCGACACAATCAATGTACTCTGATTCAGGTGATGATAGTTCAGATGAGAAAATGATGTTGACTATAGAGACCATCCATCCTGAGGGAGAGAGTGAAGATAAGCTTGTCATGATCCGTCCTGGACCAAAGGTTGAACCGGAACAACTGGACAGCTAG
- the LOC101739329 gene encoding transcription factor Sp4 isoform X7 yields the protein MVLPPNYKVFKAMFPLDLSVMEGSGSQSPLALLAATCSRLGAANMGPEQQQSDKEQQHHFSPQQQQTQQQQVQQAQQQQQVQQQQVQQQVQQQQVQQQQVQQQQVQQQQVQQQQVQQAQLIQQQVQGDAATIAAIQQQYLQQQQQQPQLRVISSAVVQQLRAQGLSGNELSAAIVNAANSVPNGIQVQQPQVISMQQLQSLLGGGVVPNEGATYQNSPQQLLQIHPQLLQQQPGGVYGGCLVGGVAPMQAVTVDGQDALFIPAQHAQNFSGMGQVSLVNGQLVRTPVLPAGFLQNVMHLPTEQQATVTIPGTNLSIPLSALTGNQPMITIPGANVTLPGIQIQGQSVPCSSVADKQKDKEPSSPTAQGGGVAVRGGMVPVQVPVSANGHTVYQTLHLPLHAAHHAPHHLQIIPQLQQMQAQPQVANVLTPSGQIQQIQIASLGNVPTLGVGGVGGAVQLVPALGLPGVQFAQIQQQQQQQQPQQQTVNIGQQIQQDPNEPGKWQVVTVSTASSTAASPQECEAAKQRAESPNSSKKHMKRVACTCPNCDQGENRVVDRKKQHVCHIAGCNKVYGKTSHLRAHLRWHSGERPFLCNWLFCGKRFTRSDELQRHRRTHTGEKRFECPECSKRFMRSDHLAKHVRIHTKNRITEVATSTQSMYSDSGDDSSDEKMMLTIETIHPEGESEDKLVMIRPGPKVEPEQLDS from the exons ATGGTTTTACCGCCAAATTATAAAGTTTTCAAAGCAATGTTTCCGTTAGATTTATCTGTTATG GAGGGCAGCGGCAGCCAGTCGCCCCTGGCCTTATTGGCTGCTACTTGCAGTCGTCTCGGTGCTGCCAACATGGGGCCCGAACAGCAGCAGTCAGATAAAGAGCAGCAACATCACTTCA GTCCACAACAACAACAGACACAACAGCAGCAAGTGCAACAGGCACAGCAACAGCAACAAGTGCAGCAACAGCAAGTGCAACAACAGGTTCAACAACAGCAAGTGCAACAGCAACAagtacaacaacaacaagtgCAACAACAACAAGTTCAGCAACAGCAAGTGCAACAGGCACAACTTATACAACAACAAGTGCAAGGTGACGCAGCAACAATAGCTGCAATACAACAACAGTATTTACAACAACAGCAGCAGCAGCCGCAGTTAAGGGTTATTAGTTCTGCTGTAGTGCAGCAGTTGCGAGCTCAAGGATTATCa GGCAATGAGTTGTCGGCGGCTATTGTGAATGCCGCGAACAGTGTTCCGAATGGCATTCAAGTTCAGCAGCCACAG GTTATTTCTATGCAGCAGCTGCAGTCGCTACTGGGCGGCGGCGTGGTGCCGAACGAAGGTGCTACATATCAGAACTCACCGCAACAACTCTTGCAAATACATCCGCAACTGTTGCAG CAACAACCGGGCGGAGTGTACGGCGGTTGCCTGGTGGGCGGCGTGGCTCCCATGCAAGCCGTCACCGTCGACGGGCAGGATGCTCTCTTCATACCAGCGCAACACGCTCAG AACTTCTCCGGTATGGGACAAGTCAGTCTCGTGAACGGACAGCTGGTCAGAACGCCGGTACTGCCGGCTGGCTTCCTGCAAAACGTCATGCATCTACCAACAG AGCAACAGGCCACCGTCACGATCCCGGGCACTAACCTATCCATACCCTTGAGCGCTTTGACCGGGAACCAGCCGATGATCACGATCCCCGGGGCGAACGTTACGTTACCGGGGATACAAATACAAGGACAGTCCGTCCCTTGTAGCTCGGTCGCCGACAAGCAAAAGGACAAGGAGCCGTCCAGCCCCACTGCGCAAG GAGGCGGCGTGGCGGTCCGCGGGGGTATGGTGCCCGTGCAGGTGCCGGTCAGTGCCAACGGGCACACGGTGTACCAGACGCTGCATCTGCCACTGCACGCCGCGCACCACGCGCCGCACCATCTCCAGATCATACCGCAGCTGCAGCAG ATGCAAGCGCAGCCGCAAGTGGCGAACGTCCTGACGCCGTCCGGTCAGATTCAGCAGATACAAATAGCATCGTTGGGTAAT GTGCCAACCCTAGGCGTGGGTGGAGTAGGCGGCGCTGTTCAATTAGTACCAGCCCTGGGACTGCCGGGTGTTCAGTTCGCGCagatacaacaacaacaacaacaacagcaacCGCAGCAGCAGACCGTTAATATTG GGCAACAAATCCAGCAAGATCCAAATGAGCCGGGCAAGTGGCAGGTGGTGACTGTCAGTACGGCAAGCAGTACTGCAGCATCACCTCAAGAGTGTGAAGCAGCCAAACAAAGAGCAGAAAGCCCCAACTCTTCAAAAAAACACATGAAGCGAGTAGCTTGCACCTGTCCTAACTGTGATCAGGGAGAGAA TCGTGTTGTCGACCGCAAGAAACAGCATGTGTGTCACATTGCTGGCTGCAACAAGGTATATGGAAAGACATCTCATTTACGAGCTCATCTCCGTTGGCATTCTGGAGAGAGACCCTTCTTGTGCAATTGGCTGTTTTGTGGAAAAAg GTTCACCAGATCGGATGAATTGCAAAGGCATCGTAGAACACACACAGGGGAGAAACGGTTTGAATGCCCCGAGTGCAGTAAACGTTTCATGAGGTCTGACCACCTTGCCAAACATGTTCGGATCCATACGAAAAATAGAATTACG GAAGTAGCAACATCGACACAATCAATGTACTCTGATTCAGGTGATGATAGTTCAGATGAGAAAATGATGTTGACTATAGAGACCATCCATCCTGAGGGAGAGAGTGAAGATAAGCTTGTCATGATCCGTCCTGGACCAAAGGTTGAACCGGAACAACTGGACAGCTAG
- the LOC101739329 gene encoding transcription factor Sp3 isoform X10: MVLPPNYKVFKAMFPLDLSVMEGSGSQSPLALLAATCSRLGAANMGPEQQQSDKEQQHHFSPQQQQTQQQQVQQAQQQQQVQQQQVQQQVQQQQVQQQQVQQQQVQQQQVQQQQVQQAQLIQQQVQGDAATIAAIQQQYLQQQQQQPQLRVISSAVVQQLRAQGLSGNELSAAIVNAANSVPNGIQVQQPQVISMQQLQSLLGGGVVPNEGATYQNSPQQLLQIHPQLLQQQPGGVYGGCLVGGVAPMQAVTVDGQDALFIPAQHAQNFSGMGQVSLVNGQLVRTPVLPAGFLQNVMHLPTGGGVAVRGGMVPVQVPVSANGHTVYQTLHLPLHAAHHAPHHLQIIPQLQQMQAQPQVANVLTPSGQIQQIQIASLGNVPTLGVGGVGGAVQLVPALGLPGVQFAQIQQQQQQQQPQQQTVNIGQQIQQDPNEPGKWQVVTVSTASSTAASPQECEAAKQRAESPNSSKKHMKRVACTCPNCDQGENRVVDRKKQHVCHIAGCNKVYGKTSHLRAHLRWHSGERPFLCNWLFCGKRFTRSDELQRHRRTHTGEKRFECPECSKRFMRSDHLAKHVRIHTKNRITEVATSTQSMYSDSGDDSSDEKMMLTIETIHPEGESEDKLVMIRPGPKVEPEQLDS, encoded by the exons ATGGTTTTACCGCCAAATTATAAAGTTTTCAAAGCAATGTTTCCGTTAGATTTATCTGTTATG GAGGGCAGCGGCAGCCAGTCGCCCCTGGCCTTATTGGCTGCTACTTGCAGTCGTCTCGGTGCTGCCAACATGGGGCCCGAACAGCAGCAGTCAGATAAAGAGCAGCAACATCACTTCA GTCCACAACAACAACAGACACAACAGCAGCAAGTGCAACAGGCACAGCAACAGCAACAAGTGCAGCAACAGCAAGTGCAACAACAGGTTCAACAACAGCAAGTGCAACAGCAACAagtacaacaacaacaagtgCAACAACAACAAGTTCAGCAACAGCAAGTGCAACAGGCACAACTTATACAACAACAAGTGCAAGGTGACGCAGCAACAATAGCTGCAATACAACAACAGTATTTACAACAACAGCAGCAGCAGCCGCAGTTAAGGGTTATTAGTTCTGCTGTAGTGCAGCAGTTGCGAGCTCAAGGATTATCa GGCAATGAGTTGTCGGCGGCTATTGTGAATGCCGCGAACAGTGTTCCGAATGGCATTCAAGTTCAGCAGCCACAG GTTATTTCTATGCAGCAGCTGCAGTCGCTACTGGGCGGCGGCGTGGTGCCGAACGAAGGTGCTACATATCAGAACTCACCGCAACAACTCTTGCAAATACATCCGCAACTGTTGCAG CAACAACCGGGCGGAGTGTACGGCGGTTGCCTGGTGGGCGGCGTGGCTCCCATGCAAGCCGTCACCGTCGACGGGCAGGATGCTCTCTTCATACCAGCGCAACACGCTCAG AACTTCTCCGGTATGGGACAAGTCAGTCTCGTGAACGGACAGCTGGTCAGAACGCCGGTACTGCCGGCTGGCTTCCTGCAAAACGTCATGCATCTACCAACAG GAGGCGGCGTGGCGGTCCGCGGGGGTATGGTGCCCGTGCAGGTGCCGGTCAGTGCCAACGGGCACACGGTGTACCAGACGCTGCATCTGCCACTGCACGCCGCGCACCACGCGCCGCACCATCTCCAGATCATACCGCAGCTGCAGCAG ATGCAAGCGCAGCCGCAAGTGGCGAACGTCCTGACGCCGTCCGGTCAGATTCAGCAGATACAAATAGCATCGTTGGGTAAT GTGCCAACCCTAGGCGTGGGTGGAGTAGGCGGCGCTGTTCAATTAGTACCAGCCCTGGGACTGCCGGGTGTTCAGTTCGCGCagatacaacaacaacaacaacaacagcaacCGCAGCAGCAGACCGTTAATATTG GGCAACAAATCCAGCAAGATCCAAATGAGCCGGGCAAGTGGCAGGTGGTGACTGTCAGTACGGCAAGCAGTACTGCAGCATCACCTCAAGAGTGTGAAGCAGCCAAACAAAGAGCAGAAAGCCCCAACTCTTCAAAAAAACACATGAAGCGAGTAGCTTGCACCTGTCCTAACTGTGATCAGGGAGAGAA TCGTGTTGTCGACCGCAAGAAACAGCATGTGTGTCACATTGCTGGCTGCAACAAGGTATATGGAAAGACATCTCATTTACGAGCTCATCTCCGTTGGCATTCTGGAGAGAGACCCTTCTTGTGCAATTGGCTGTTTTGTGGAAAAAg GTTCACCAGATCGGATGAATTGCAAAGGCATCGTAGAACACACACAGGGGAGAAACGGTTTGAATGCCCCGAGTGCAGTAAACGTTTCATGAGGTCTGACCACCTTGCCAAACATGTTCGGATCCATACGAAAAATAGAATTACG GAAGTAGCAACATCGACACAATCAATGTACTCTGATTCAGGTGATGATAGTTCAGATGAGAAAATGATGTTGACTATAGAGACCATCCATCCTGAGGGAGAGAGTGAAGATAAGCTTGTCATGATCCGTCCTGGACCAAAGGTTGAACCGGAACAACTGGACAGCTAG
- the LOC101739329 gene encoding transcription factor Sp3 isoform X5 — protein sequence MVLPPNYKVFKAMFPLDLSVMEGSGSQSPLALLAATCSRLGAANMGPEQQQSDKEQQHHFSPQQQQTQQQQVQQAQQQQQVQQQQVQQQVQQQQVQQQQVQQQQVQQQQVQQQQVQQAQLIQQQVQGDAATIAAIQQQYLQQQQQQPQLRVISSAVVQQLRAQGLSGNELSAAIVNAANSVPNGIQVQQPQVISMQQLQSLLGGGVVPNEGATYQNSPQQLLQIHPQLLQQQPGGVYGGCLVGGVAPMQAVTVDGQDALFIPAQHAQNFSGMGQVSLVNGQLVRTPVLPAGFLQNVMHLPTGGGVAVRGGMVPVQVPVSANGHTVYQTLHLPLHAAHHAPHHLQIIPQLQQMQAQPQVANVLTPSGQIQQIQIASLGNQGAGTQAAVSSASTPTTITLQAVSNPMQAETATVQQQQPTQTIITSTPSGQQVTVIPAQANVQTSEVVQVPTLGVGGVGGAVQLVPALGLPGVQFAQIQQQQQQQQPQQQTVNIGQQIQQDPNEPGKWQVVTVSTASSTAASPQECEAAKQRAESPNSSKKHMKRVACTCPNCDQGENRVVDRKKQHVCHIAGCNKVYGKTSHLRAHLRWHSGERPFLCNWLFCGKRFTRSDELQRHRRTHTGEKRFECPECSKRFMRSDHLAKHVRIHTKNRITEVATSTQSMYSDSGDDSSDEKMMLTIETIHPEGESEDKLVMIRPGPKVEPEQLDS from the exons ATGGTTTTACCGCCAAATTATAAAGTTTTCAAAGCAATGTTTCCGTTAGATTTATCTGTTATG GAGGGCAGCGGCAGCCAGTCGCCCCTGGCCTTATTGGCTGCTACTTGCAGTCGTCTCGGTGCTGCCAACATGGGGCCCGAACAGCAGCAGTCAGATAAAGAGCAGCAACATCACTTCA GTCCACAACAACAACAGACACAACAGCAGCAAGTGCAACAGGCACAGCAACAGCAACAAGTGCAGCAACAGCAAGTGCAACAACAGGTTCAACAACAGCAAGTGCAACAGCAACAagtacaacaacaacaagtgCAACAACAACAAGTTCAGCAACAGCAAGTGCAACAGGCACAACTTATACAACAACAAGTGCAAGGTGACGCAGCAACAATAGCTGCAATACAACAACAGTATTTACAACAACAGCAGCAGCAGCCGCAGTTAAGGGTTATTAGTTCTGCTGTAGTGCAGCAGTTGCGAGCTCAAGGATTATCa GGCAATGAGTTGTCGGCGGCTATTGTGAATGCCGCGAACAGTGTTCCGAATGGCATTCAAGTTCAGCAGCCACAG GTTATTTCTATGCAGCAGCTGCAGTCGCTACTGGGCGGCGGCGTGGTGCCGAACGAAGGTGCTACATATCAGAACTCACCGCAACAACTCTTGCAAATACATCCGCAACTGTTGCAG CAACAACCGGGCGGAGTGTACGGCGGTTGCCTGGTGGGCGGCGTGGCTCCCATGCAAGCCGTCACCGTCGACGGGCAGGATGCTCTCTTCATACCAGCGCAACACGCTCAG AACTTCTCCGGTATGGGACAAGTCAGTCTCGTGAACGGACAGCTGGTCAGAACGCCGGTACTGCCGGCTGGCTTCCTGCAAAACGTCATGCATCTACCAACAG GAGGCGGCGTGGCGGTCCGCGGGGGTATGGTGCCCGTGCAGGTGCCGGTCAGTGCCAACGGGCACACGGTGTACCAGACGCTGCATCTGCCACTGCACGCCGCGCACCACGCGCCGCACCATCTCCAGATCATACCGCAGCTGCAGCAG ATGCAAGCGCAGCCGCAAGTGGCGAACGTCCTGACGCCGTCCGGTCAGATTCAGCAGATACAAATAGCATCGTTGGGTAAT CAAGGGGCTGGCACACAGGCGGCCGTGAGTTCGGCCTCCACACCTACCACGATAACACTGCAG GCGGTATCGAATCCGATGCAAGCGGAGACTGCAACGGTCCAACAGCAACAGCCCACTCAGACAATAATAACGAGCACGCCGTCCGGACAGCAGGTCACCGTCATACCGGCCCAGGCTAACGTGCAGACGTCCGAGGTCGTCCAG GTGCCAACCCTAGGCGTGGGTGGAGTAGGCGGCGCTGTTCAATTAGTACCAGCCCTGGGACTGCCGGGTGTTCAGTTCGCGCagatacaacaacaacaacaacaacagcaacCGCAGCAGCAGACCGTTAATATTG GGCAACAAATCCAGCAAGATCCAAATGAGCCGGGCAAGTGGCAGGTGGTGACTGTCAGTACGGCAAGCAGTACTGCAGCATCACCTCAAGAGTGTGAAGCAGCCAAACAAAGAGCAGAAAGCCCCAACTCTTCAAAAAAACACATGAAGCGAGTAGCTTGCACCTGTCCTAACTGTGATCAGGGAGAGAA TCGTGTTGTCGACCGCAAGAAACAGCATGTGTGTCACATTGCTGGCTGCAACAAGGTATATGGAAAGACATCTCATTTACGAGCTCATCTCCGTTGGCATTCTGGAGAGAGACCCTTCTTGTGCAATTGGCTGTTTTGTGGAAAAAg GTTCACCAGATCGGATGAATTGCAAAGGCATCGTAGAACACACACAGGGGAGAAACGGTTTGAATGCCCCGAGTGCAGTAAACGTTTCATGAGGTCTGACCACCTTGCCAAACATGTTCGGATCCATACGAAAAATAGAATTACG GAAGTAGCAACATCGACACAATCAATGTACTCTGATTCAGGTGATGATAGTTCAGATGAGAAAATGATGTTGACTATAGAGACCATCCATCCTGAGGGAGAGAGTGAAGATAAGCTTGTCATGATCCGTCCTGGACCAAAGGTTGAACCGGAACAACTGGACAGCTAG